From the genome of Trichomycterus rosablanca isolate fTriRos1 chromosome 18, fTriRos1.hap1, whole genome shotgun sequence:
ctgtgtggagtttgcatgttctccctgtggaaTTAAATGGGTTTAACAAAGAGTAACAAACATCACTGATGTGTCATCCCCAAGCCAATTAGAAATCAGGTTGggtctctgtgtgggtttcctccaagagctctggttttctcccacagtccaaagacaagcaagtaaggtgaattaaagatacaaaattgtccattactgtgtttgtaaactgatgaatcttgtgtaatgagtaactaccgttcctgtcatgaatgtaaccaaagtgtaaaacattaggttaaaatcctaataaataaataaattacagctcaTCTACCTAATGAGACCCAACCTGATTTCTCATTGGCTTGATGATCACACATCAGTGATGTTTGTCACTGTTTGTTAAGCCCATTTTATTCCAAGCTAATAAGCAACCAAGAGAATGTCAGAAATTAATCAAAAGATGCTTAGGATGCTTTATTGCCCTTACTCCACAGCACAGGACCTCATAGTATGGTCTGTTTTATAATCTGTGAATCCACATTTGAACTCTGTGGTacagctagcccaccactgctgagatctgctgCTATGTCTAAAAAGTGGTGAAGGCCAAAACCCTGAGACGGATTGGGATTGgcactgtccagggtattcctgtaaAGACACCCCTCGTAAATCTGACCAGTGTGAAGCAGTTGAagaagataaaaatgaaatgaaagaatTTTTAGTGGGTGTCTCCCTGCCAAGTGAACTGTACTGTGTCCAAGGAGACATGCTAAGTTTGGATAGCCTTTGTGAACTGGGACCAAACACACCTAGGCGGGTCATATGGGTGGGGTAAGCAACAATGCATTTATTAAAGTAATGTCATGAAAAATATTTCAACAGCAGTTGAAAATTTGATTTTTgatgtttctttttctttttctttttaattaaaagttaaagagtttaattaaaaagatttatttttgatatttGATGTTAATCTTTAATCAAAGATCTGACTGTGTATTTAATACTTTGATTTACTACAATACAAGCTAAAGCAGGACAGGCTACTCCTAGTTTTTCTGAGCAAACCATACCAGCAATTCCCTCTGTTACATCTTTTTCCTTTGCTAAAATCACAGCCTGTTTTCAAATCATCAGCGTTTTATATCCAGATTTATTGCAGTAAGAATGCCTGTGGCGCAGTGTGAGAGAACTGCAGCTCATAAAGCTCTCAGTAAAGTGCAGCGTGTTCCAGTGACTGACCCGCCGGTCCGCCGCCTGTTTCTTTTTGTCCTTAGCTTTCTTCTCCTGCCCACTGTTAGCACGAGGACTCGGCCCAACCGAGCACAGATCATCAGGAAGCCCAAACGCCTTCAGATCCTCAGAGAGAGTCAGATACACCTCCAACAAACAGTACGCATCCACAGCTACAGAAACAAacaggggaaaaaaagaaaaacaaaaaggaaagaaaagcattaaaaacagaGAAGAGTAAGGATGCAGCATGAATGCAAAGTACTAAATCAATAAAGAAtggaaattaaaagaaaagaaaagcagaCAAATTTGAAATGACAAGTGACAAGAAAAGAATGAGAAGAGAAAATAGAAAAAGTGAAAAGGGTGAGGAAGGAAAACAAGTCACACAAGTAGAAATAAAAAAGGTACAATGAACAAGAATGGAAATAACAGGAAGAACAGAGCAgaggcataataataataataataaaatttaagaATAAGTGAACACTGAGTATATTTTCCAGACATGGACAAAAAAACTACAcctataataaaatgataatgacTGTGATTCATGCAGGGCGCCACAGTGGCGTAGTGGGtcgctctgtcgcctcacaaaaaaaaggacctgggtttgattccccagccagACAGCCAGTGTCCTTTCTGTgatgggtttgcatgttctccctgtgtctgtgtgggtttcctccggatgctctgggttcctcccacaagttcaaagacgtgcagtcagaccACTTGGAGCTATAAAAAATTGTGTCtaaatgcgtgtgtgtgtgtcctgtgatggaccgaCAACCTGTccgagtgtttcctgcctttcgcccaataaatcaaacccaccgtgacccttaccatgataaagcagtgataaaacagtGAAAGAATGAATGTAATTCATGCTTATTAGTGTAAAAGTTTAAGACTGAAACACACGTGATATCTGACCTGCATATCGAAGCTGGCTGGTGCGCAGAGGGCGTCGTTCCCAGTTGGACAGCTGTTCGGTTTTGTCCAGCGGTTTACCAAGCACCTGCTGCACCAGCAGACTCAACCCTTTCTCCGCTGGACCTTCGTTCACCTCCACAGAACGAGAGCCAGTGTTCCTCCGCCAACACCGCTGCAGCTAGTTTAGAACAGACAGATATAAGTCATACACAGGTCATGTAcagttgaatcagtggaggaatGCAGGGGTGTGTGAACCAGGGGTGAGGAGAGGGGATGTTTCTttctataatatttttttttttttttttttttttttttaatagtccCAACCATGTGTAAACAAATTTCCTTTTCAATTAAATACATCTTCTAGGATTTGATGTTGGAACTAGTGCTATGGGGTTTTTTCATGGTTAATATTTGGCAACCCTAGCTGCAATGAGCAATGAacaggtggatgaatgaatgaattctgTACAATGCTGTTAActgttcgtttgtttattaggattttaccgccatgttttacactctttggttacattcatgacagacacagttgttactggttacacaagaatcatcacttcacaagcttatatcaaacacggtcatggacaattttgtatctccatttcacctcacttgcacgtctttggacagtgggaggaaaccagagctcccagaagaaacccacacagacacggggagaacatgcaaactccacacagaaaggaccggaccgccctacctgaagatcgaacccaggaccttcttgctgtgaggcgacagtgctacccactgagccaccatggtAACGCCATGATGGTAACTGAGGTCTGTTTTTAAGTCAAATTGAAATGTAAAGATGCAGATTGTTTATTCATGTAGTTAATTTAGTCATGTAGTTTAAGCAGGTTGTTTGAAACAGaggtgtgaggatttgagcatgTACTTATAAAAACAATTAAGGGTACGGCATACTCCCCTTAACTGTTAGACACCATAAGCTGACAGCCAAGACCAAATATACacgatatggacaaaagtattgagaaaCGCAGTATTTCAGCCACATTCATTGCTaataagtgtaataaatcaattacatgaagcaaattacatgcttccaactttgcagcaacagtttaaggaaggtcctttgctgttccagcatgagtccCCCCCCCGCCGCCCCCCCAGTGTACAAAGcaaactctataaagacatgaaacaaacccagtgacctgcacagagccctgacctcagctctacTGAATAGCGTTGGAtcgaactggaacatcaactgaggcttccttgaccaacatcagtgcccagctatacaaatacaaatgtcCTTTGAatgtatgggcacaaattcccacaaacatacttcaaaatcttgtgagaagccttcagaTAAGTGAATGTTGTTATAGCCGAAAAGGTCAATAGAGGTCACtatcatttgtttttggaataagatgtccagaaagctcatggtcaggtgtccaaatactttaggccatatagtgtatttttgtgtgtgaCAATTTCTATGAATTAGCTCTTTTTCCTGAACTATTCCAGGTGTGGCTGGTGTTATTGGATGGAAGAGAGAATGTTGTTAATGGACACCTGTTGATGGACATGAAGCAGGTCCAGCACACCTTTAACCACCAGAGGTTCTTCCTTTAATTCAGGCCATGTGGCCACTAGGCTCTTCAAATCCCCAGACATCCCATaacctacagacacacacacacacacacacacttcaaaatgACCACAAACTGCAATATGTTCACCATATGTTAGATCCCTCTAAAAACACGAGTGTTCCTGTGTAGGAGACTGCAGATCTGTGGTACCGTTATTTAGTCTACACTTTACATAAACGTTTGTGAGACCGTGAGAACGTTAACCTTCCCATGAAAGCCACTGCAGCCCTTATGGATGCTATTAGAACCCGGATCTGCGCACTCACCCAGTTTGAGGATGCTCTCGTCAGTAAGCAGGGACCGGATGAAGTTTACAGTCAGGCTGTGATGGCTGAGGCCAGGAGCACACAGGTCCAGCAGGAACACTTGCCCCTTCACTGCCAGCTGGATAAGAGCGAGTCGCTGTGTGCACACTGTACCAAAACCGGCTCTCCACTCCATGTCCACCCCTACTACATTCCCTGTCTAGACAGATTAGGAAGACACAGTGCTTAGAGTACTTCTGCAGGTGATTAGGCTAGCTTGCTAAAATTAACTGACCAGCTAAAGTCACAATATTGCTCACTTTAGCCAGACAGAATACCTCACTGACCAAACTTCTGTATAACATGGTCCCACATAAAAACCCCAAAATATTCTTTTTCCTTCCTATTATTTTCATCCTTatctcctaatctagtcatttcttatTCCAGATGTGTGTCTGCTGCCACTTGCACAAACCCCACCGCTTattatcacctgccagtattGGGTTCCCACTCAGAGACGTATTatatacggagagccacactagGCCCTGTGTCAACCCCCCTGGGGTTTTAGGTGATCTAGTCAAAGTCCCCGATAGAGATGCTGTGATGAAACCTAAAAACCGagcagtgtgttttatttaaaccagtTACTGTATGGTATCTGAAGTGCTGAGAGCTAATGCAGCATGTGAGGAGAGCAGCAGAAGTTTGTACCTGTAACACAGCCTCTCTGCAGTGCTGCAGTTCCTCTAAATTCTGCAGGAAATGAACTTTATCTTTGGTCAGAGGTAGCTGATAAAAGTGCTGCTGATGAGAAGGAGGAACCCACGACTCCATAAGAGAATCCACATCATTCAGCTCTCTGAATAGGACAGCACAGAAATATTACGTACTGTCGTCAGTTTAGTTATATCAGAGACTGTAGAATAAGAGATGATTACTGTTGATTACTGATGAGTACTGgtaaaaatgtattacaaaaCTCACAGCTGACTCAGTGAGAGTGTCTCCATGGTGTCCAACACACCAAAGGGCAGTCTGTCTCTGGGTACACCAAAGCGTTTGGCCCACTGGGCAGCAGCTTTCACCCCACAGTGTTTCACCAGCTGCTCTACCAACACAACCTGAAGCTCCACATCGCCCTCCACCGTGACCtgattatacagtatatccaaaaacacactaataaacacaaGATTAAACAAAACCTACGGGTACACACTTACAAAACTAGTCCTACCTGCACGTGGTCCCGCCAGTTCTCCTCagtcatgcttttctgaattgtTGGTAATAGACAAAGAGTTTTGAGATACAGGAGAAACAGaagatattattaaaatattatcattttaataataatacttattatattataaaaaaatattcataGCCTACTGTCTATATTTCAATGGAAAAATCaggttgttattttaagtgtttttgtatagaGAAATTATTTCTCAATTTCTGTTAATTAAtgtagaatatatatatatatatattctagtCAGGTCAGGGTGGGCCTGGTTCCCCCAAAATCACTAGACTCAATGCAGCCCCAGCATTGCcaatcatttttgtatgtatGGGCCCAGCTAGCCGACAGTACCGCTGGGAATTTAAACTatggatcccagcagtactgagctagcgtaatttaccactgtgccactatTAAATGCTTATGGTACAGCAGGGTTTCTTACTGCTGGTCTTTAAGCGTCACCACTCTGCACATACAGGTTTTCCCTGCTTCCATCATGCCTGATTCTACTAAACAGCTAAAATTCCATTACTGAACTAGCTTGGAAGAACActacaatacaaataattaagaCCATGGATTGAGAATATAGTAAACCATAACGTAAGTTAATAATATAATCACAATAATTACTGCACCGTCATCTTTACTTGGAGTATTGTACGCACAATGCATggccacacatttacattttcgtcatttagcagacgcctttatccaaagcgacttacattacagttaatgtatacagtctgagcaattgagggttaagggccttgctcaagggcccaacagcagcaacctggcactggtgggccttgaaccagcgaccttctgatgactagtccagtacctaaaccactaggcCACGGCTTGCCCAGACTAGTATATTCcccttgtggctataacagtctGAACTCTTAGTAATCTGCTCATTCTGTCaagagagcatttgtgaggtcaggcagtgATGTTACATGAGAAGACCTTGCTGAACAAAGATccatcattttattcattttcattaatttctttatactggtcagggttatagtgggtccagtttacccagaaacactgggcataaTTCATGGATACCCCACAATCCCGCCACAAAtgtagctaatcatgtctgtgcagatagAGATTtcaacccagatctcagtgatgGTGGGTTTGCGCaacagaccgctgcaccaccccagCGCTTGATCGTAGATCCAATCAATCCCACAGGTGTTCTTTATCAACAGAAATCAGTTTATGAAGCAGACTGCTCTGAAGATTCATTACTCACCTCCCCAAATCTCTTATACATGAGGAACCTCAGCGAATCGAGCTTCCTCTTGTGGACAGAGTTCACACACAGGCCTGCAGCAAATCAACCACATCAAGCACAAAGGCTACAAACTAGCATCTTTATGGAGAAAACATGCAATGATACCTTTCAGTAATTCTTggaaaagcaacaaaaaaaacttgaaatgaAGGAACTCAAATGTATGAAACCGTTACACAATATGACAAAAATGAGGAGGGTTGTCCACGTTTCTTtggagttcaggtgtttcagccatttCAAAATTGTGTGGGAAGTTTTCCCCATATAGAAATGATTATAGTAACAAAAGAAAGGCAAGTATATATTAATGTCTATGGTTTAGattaagatgtccaacaaggtaagtcaggtgtccacatactttgtcaCAGTGTGTTTAGATAAAAAGGTGCATGTTTTAATGATTTAGTACAGAGAAAAAACCAATAGAAATCATTTGAAAAACAGACATGAAGCTCAAGTCTCTTCCAAGTCTACATTAAGTGTTTTTGAACTCTTCAATCACGCATACCTGGATCAATGTTGAATCTTTCCATGAGCCGGAACACTTGCCGAATGAGCAGTTTGGGCTGAATTTGGTCTGTTCGGTGTTTGGACAGCAGCAGATGAGGATACTGCCTGAATTTAAACCAAAGTGGAAAGAAATACATGTTTACTtaaatactttaataaaacaTCTTGGAAAAATGTAACCCATAGTTACAGAGGTGTTTAATTCGTCTTCTGATACAATATGATGCTCCTGAATTTGTGATCATTGCTTTTATTGACAATACGCAATTAAAGCACCAAATAATTCAGTTTGATTCAGCAAGCTGACATTTTTAAGCAAATGAAGGCGGTGCAGTATTATTTAGTAGCTTCCCCCGCAGCTACACTGATGCTGTGGCATACGACTGATGGAACCAGCATGACCTTTAAATGTGAATTCAcatgaaactgaaactaaaaggTCTGACCTAATTCAGCCTAATTATTACAAAAGCAACACATGTTCAGGCCTGTACTGTTACCTCTGAACTTCCTTTAGACTGAAGTCCGGGCTGCACCATGAGTCCAGCAATCTGACCAAACGCTCCTGCAGTTTGTCGTCACCACACACGAATGCCTCGGCCAGGGTCAGCTTGTCCAGCAGAATCAGAGGAACACACATCTGACAAAGGAAAGAGAAACAAGATTCAACGAATACATAGatggaaaaagaaagaaagaaaatgcattaagtaaagcaaaatgtctttttattaCAGGTTCACCAACCTGCTGCATGTCCAGGTCTTTCTGAAGTCCTACTTTTATGGCAAGCATTGCTGCCTGTCAGGAAAAGAAACACTTTTTAAGTGCATCAAATGTATTATCCATTAACAGGCTGTCATTAGTCAACAGGTTTATAAAAAcccatttaaatattaaacatcaATGCGTTTGGCAAACGTTGTAGAAATGAGTCATTACATGCACTATAGAAGCTAACTGttcatttcaatgttttatttccATGGGactcacgcacgcacgcacgctcttaaccacttatccaattagggtcgtgggggggtgcttgagcctattccagcttttcaatgggcacaaggcacacagtaacaccctggacgggtcagtccattgcagggcagacacacacacacacacacacacacacacacacacacccattcacctatagggcaattaagtgtcttcaattaacctgactacatgtttttggactgtgggaggaaaccggagct
Proteins encoded in this window:
- the exd3 gene encoding exonuclease mut-7 homolog, which codes for MNQAEESEGVDPGALREQLFDLWSRKELEALRLQAVSGFSQLQEPLSGLLSILEGCPGIQKGRSTTLGQIILTEFVIWRRSHPRVSLKVLEEQKKLDLRLQALSLLTSSQPGYLEPLLEIYELEKLEQSLLLEHVVYLQKSSCYREAAMLAIKVGLQKDLDMQQMCVPLILLDKLTLAEAFVCGDDKLQERLVRLLDSWCSPDFSLKEVQRQYPHLLLSKHRTDQIQPKLLIRQVFRLMERFNIDPGLCVNSVHKRKLDSLRFLMYKRFGEKSMTEENWRDHVQVTVEGDVELQVVLVEQLVKHCGVKAAAQWAKRFGVPRDRLPFGVLDTMETLSLSQLELNDVDSLMESWVPPSHQQHFYQLPLTKDKVHFLQNLEELQHCREAVLQTGNVVGVDMEWRAGFGTVCTQRLALIQLAVKGQVFLLDLCAPGLSHHSLTVNFIRSLLTDESILKLGYGMSGDLKSLVATWPELKEEPLVVKGVLDLLHVHQQLQRCWRRNTGSRSVEVNEGPAEKGLSLLVQQVLGKPLDKTEQLSNWERRPLRTSQLRYAAVDAYCLLEVYLTLSEDLKAFGLPDDLCSVGPSPRANSGQEKKAKDKKKQAADRRARQSASSCVGDQGECLRGNVEQQGATIVPQELRVVCDNMLQGLGRYLRCLGVDVLMLENTDDHKVAAKIAQTEGRIILTSGQPFQSLRSQVAEGRCLTLDCSEKARDQAVRVLKHFNVRLTASDIFSRCQACNNDEYLKVNREDMTRMMNKRGLIQDTVPKQADWSQPSDGQLDYNRSRPPDGPVFSPHCRWAPHSSLDPHTFRFSGGAEVQLETVPPGLLPRIPEYFICTRCGKVFWEGTHFDRALSQFQDVLYISDEASASQQ